Genomic window (Equus asinus isolate D_3611 breed Donkey chromosome 8, EquAss-T2T_v2, whole genome shotgun sequence):
GAGTTCCCAGAGCCCCGGGGGCTGGTCGGGCCTCTGCTGCTCctcactgccctgccctgccctgcagggACCTGCAGTTGTGTGGGGTTTAGCCAGAGCCGGGCCATTGGTCCTCACACAGTCGCTGGCAGAACCCGGTGACAACCGAGTTGTCCCTGAAGATCCACGTGTAGGATCAGTTGAGATCAAGTTAAGACAAGGAAAAACCAAGACGTGCAAGTGGAAGCCACAGTTGCAGCTCAGGCACAGAGGCGCGGCTGGGCCGACCCCATGAGAAGTAACCCTTGCGGAGAAGCCCCATGTGGCTGGTGGTCTAGGCCCCAGGACAATGACTGTGGGGCTTGCCCCTCCTGCCACACCAGAAGCTTCTTCCTGGGGATAAAGGGCACTCCCAACCCACTGTGGGCACTCGGTGGCGGTTTGCCATAAGCGCCAACAGTGGGCTCACAGACCCTTCTCAGGCTGAGGGCAGTTCCAGGCCCGGATGCTCACTCAACGAGACAAATCTAATCAGGATGCTATGTCAGGGGCCCCATTCTAAACTGTGGCCAGGGCCCGCACTAAACGCAGGCAGCCGTGGTCCTCACTGCACGGGTGGGTGCCCCTGCTCTTCTCCTCCGGAGGGTGGAGGTGGCCAGctctgccccgccccctccctccctgagctCTCATTTCTCCAACAAAGGGTCACTTGGCTTTGCATGGTGCCAGGGGAGGATGGGCAAGGCTGGCCCTCCATTGGACGTGCACCCCCAGAGCCGACAACTGGGCAGAGAAAGAAGATGGGGCTGCACAGGCCTGGCAAACTCAGAGAACAAGTTCCACATAGAACACCCGGCAGGTGACGTGGCAGACGAGGGGCTGGGGATGATGGGACAAGAAACAGAGCTgaggggctggcaccgtggctgagtggttaagtttgcgtgctctgcagcaggtggcccagtgtttcgttggttcgaatcctgggcgcggacatggcactgctcatcaaaccacgctgaggcagtgtcccacaagccacaactagaaggacccacaacgaagaatatacaactatgtaccggggggctttgtggagaaaaaggaaaaaagtaaaatctttaagaaaaaaaaaaagaaacagagctgAGGGCAAGATGAAGCGCTGGGCAAGGGCCGGGATCGGAAGGAGTCTCAGCAGCAGGAAGAGCCCTGGGGGAGTGGGTCAGGGGAAGCTGCAGACGGGAAGACTAGAAACCAGCTCCAACGCTCCACTTCCAGGCAAGGGCACGGGCAACAGGGCTCTGCCCAAGGCCCTGGCCACCTGGCGGGGCGTCATGGCCCCAGGGGAGGAGCCGAGTGGGGCGGGGTGTCAGCCTGTGGAGCACGGCCCCCACCTGCCCAACGCCACACAAAACACTCGACCACCTTTCCATCCAGAACCAAGGCTGTATTTATCGTCATTGACAAGAGAACAGAAAGTTTAAAATGCCGAGGGCCACAGTGGACACGGGGGTTGGAAACACAGACCTGAACTGACAAGGCTCGGAAGCGGGGCAGACACAGGTGTGGACATCAGGAAACAAAAGGGACGTTGATGGCAGGACACGGTGATGCCTGTGAGGTTCTGaaagcaaaatcaaaaccaaaaggaaattgTGCCGAAGCTTCCGCTGGTGGAGGAACTGAGACGGCCATGCCGACGCCGGCAGAGGAGAAAGCAGGTGAAGGCGCTGGGTTTGTCACCAGCTTTAGACTCTTCACTTCTGAAATTCTGCTTGTCTGGCACAGAACCCAAGAACACTGCACGATCCGCATGAGGGTCCACACAAGTGTCCCTGCGGCCAGAGCCGGCCAGTCCCGAGCCGGTGcccctggagctggggagccGGCAGGCAGGGGTCTGCTCTGTGGCGTCCTgcctccccggacagcccccaggCGGCCGGTGGCTTGCATAGTTGAAGGATCGTTGCTGCAGTTAAACTGGGAGGGCTTCCAACTGACAGCGAGGGAGTCTTTCGTGACCACGTTAAACAAACAACCACAGGGGCTTCTAGAAACTGTTTTTTATAAAGTCTACCTAGGTTAAGAATTTAATAAcgtcatatatttatattaacagACTATTTAcacttatttcactttttttaaaaacaaactgaaaaagaaattctcttaCACTTCTGCATAATAAGGCCAAAAAAAGTTTTGTACATTACtattaatgattattttaatatatatctgTAGCTTCGGTTCCAAGTACCACGGGAGGGCCAGGGCCGGGCCTGAGTGGGGCCTCACAGTGCGTTGGACAAAATGACCGTTTTTTCTccataaataagacaaaaaaactCCTGGCGCTCTGGAGAGGGATCAGAGGCCGTTAAGTCACAAACccgaactaaaaataaaaaagcaaaagtttCTTTTTTGTCTAAAGagcacaaaattgaaaaaaatacaaatctatTAAAAACGCTCTCACCTGTGGGAGAAAATGTACAAACTTCAGTTTTCTTCCGACAGCCTAACCTCAAGCTCGGAAAACACAAGCGCCCCCGGACCTGCCGCCGGCTGTGCTTGGGGCGGGACTACCGCGCCTCCACCTCCGGCGGGTTGCGGGACGGCGAGTAGTCGCGCGCCTCGCCGGGCCCATGGCCCCCGAGAGGCGTAGTCCTGCTCCGCGGCGGCGGCCCGGGGGGCGTGGGGGGCGCGCCCGCGGCCACCAGGGGGGGCGGCGCGCcgagcgcggcggcggcgggcggggtcCGCGCCAGGAGCCCGTTGTgcagcgcggcggcggcgggcccgAGGCGCGGGTAGTGCAGGGCGCCCAGCGCGGGCAGGAGCGTGACGCCGTCCAGGTGCGCGGCCCGCGCGCGCTCCAGCTCCTCGCGGCGCGCCTCCCGCAGGCGCTCGGGGCTGTAGTCGTGCGGCTCGCGGTCGCGGTAGGGGCGCTCGGGGGGCTCGAGGAGGGTGGCGGGGCCCGGGGGTGGGGCGCCGGTGGGCCCAGCGCGGCGCGGCAGCTCCAGGCCGCGGTAGGCGTCGCGCAGCGGCTCCCACGCGAAGCCCAGGCGCTCGCGGCCCGCGGGGCCCGGGCCGAGCTGCAGGGGCGCAGGGGGCGCGCGCGGGCGCTCGGGCGCGGGGTGCAGGCTGCCCGCCGGGGGCTCGGGCGCATCACCGTCCTCCCTGCACTCCTCCTTGACCTTCACGTCGCCCAGGGACGCCTTGATGTAGGGCGACGGCGGCCGCGCGACCAGCTTGGCGCCATCCTCCTTGGCCGGAGAGCGGCTGTCCTTGACGCGGGGCTCGGCCTCGCGCTCCGTGGGGACCCCTGGCCGGCTCGGCTCGCCCTGGCCGCGGAGCAGGAGACTGCTGACCGGGTGGCCCACGGGGGCTGCAGGCGACGCCCGGCTCAGCAGGCGCGTCTTCTCCAAGAGGTCCCTGGGAGCAACAGACAGACACCCCCATCAGCCTAGGAGAAGGATGTCACCCTCTGTGACAGGACACCCCGAAGCAAGCTGTTTGCTACCAAGTTCCCACCTCAGCACAGCGGGGCCATCGCCTAGGGCTGTGTGTGGGGGTCCCTCAGCACCCGAGTTCTTGCAGAATTGCTAGCAGCACACAGTGATGGCAAACCCGCACCCCCTCGAAGGAATCTCAACACCCACAGGCTCCCTCTCCTCATAAACCCGGAAACCAACTTTGCAGCAGAACCCAGGAGCTCTCCATGccaacccaggccaccgaatCTCTGAACCAGGACAGACCCTCAGCCAGGAACTTAGGGGAGTTCTCCGCCCAGGCCCCAAATCTACCCGAGGGCCGGGGGATCCTGGAATCCCTTCCTTGTCAAGTGTGGGCAGCCCGGCGGGGGTGGACCACAGCTCTACCTGCCCCATCACAGTCCTGCTGTCATCCCCCAGGGCTGGTTGTACACTGTGGCCTCAGCTGGGAACCCCCCCCAAAAGGGGCTGTGCCAGCTGCGAAGGTCAGGCCCGAGGCACTGGTTGCTTTTCCCCTCGCAGCCCCCAGGTGCCCCTGCCCCCCTGCCCTTGGAACCCCCTTGCTGCACCTGGCTACCACCCTACAGAATCTCAGCCCCTTGACCCTCTGCAATGACAGTGCTGCCTCCAGGACGTCCGCAGGCCCTGGGCTGTTTCCCGGTGTCCTTCCTCGGTCTTGTGACATATGTCCCCGCCGTTTTCTTTGCTAACTTGAGGTGGCACTCTCGCCTCACCCTCCCATCTCTGCGTGTGCACTCCCATGcccagcagtgcctggcacactgcaACGCCCCCCCAGTGAGATGCCCCAGACTCAGGATTCTGGGGAAAAGTCAGGGGAGAGGGTCTGGCAGAGACTGGCCGGAAGCCTTCCTCTGCTCCTGTCCACACAGCCAGCCACAACTCCTCAGGGCCCCCAGGTCCTAGACTCAGCCACTGACTTTGGAACATGACTCCTACCTCCGCTGCCCCACCTAGCCTAGCTGCCCCCATGGGCAGACAAGCTTGGCTCCTGCCCTCTAGGCAAAGGGGCATCCTACAAATGCCCCTCCCAGGCCCGGGCCCCCTGGCTCAGCAGCCCCCACCTGGATGGTCCAGCCCCCTCCCACATGCAGTAGTGTCCCCTGCCCACCCAGAGCCAGGGGTGAATCAGAAGCCTTCACTGGTCTGCTGACTAAGCTCCTCCAGAGGTCCCACTGTGGTCCACACACTGTTGTCCCTGTGCTGCCCCACGAGCGGGGGAAACAACTCCCCATGGCTCCTGCCCAGATCCTGCCCCATCAGAGGTCCTCCATGGGGGCAGGGTTGGGGTGCTTGCTGTGGGGGTCCTCTTTCTCTTGGCCTTTCCCCACCCCGAGGGTGCAGCCTTCACCTCCCTCCCAATGAGGGAGGTCTTAGGGCAGAGCCTAGTTTGACCCACATGCCCTACAGCTCTGCAGGAAACTGGGTGGGGACTGAGATGCTGGGAGGGTCAGAAGTGGagacgggggaggggagggggcacaaGAGGAGGGGGACAATGAATACTCACCGCTCTCGCTCCTCCCGGCACTTGTCTGGCTCTCGGTCGTGGTTGGTCAGAGCTGAGACCCGCTCGGCGTCTGCGGTCTTGGgccatggtggtggtggtgtaggGAAGGAGGGCGGTGCACGGTGCAGCCGGTTCCAGGCCTCATGGGGGCTGGGCAGGCCATGCAGCGTGGAGCCCTCCTTGGGGGCAAAGAGGCTGCCGCCAGGagctggggggggtgggggcgtgaGGCCAGTCCGCTGCCCACCCGCACCGAGTGTCCCCGCCGAACCGCAGGGCTGCTAGGGAAAAGGACAGTTCCCGGACCCCAGGCTGGTGCTGTGAAGAGGTGTTCCCCGGGGAGGGGGTGAGGCGGATGGCCGATCGGCACAGGAGCAGCCCCAGACTGCATGTGTGTGGACGTGCGTGCATGCACGCGCGTGTGGGGAGGATGCGTGTGTGCAGGAAGGGTGTGCACGCGTGTGCACGGAAAGCAGGTGCCGGCGGTCACTCACTCAGTGCATGGCTGCCCAGGCCTCCGAAGGCGTTGCTGCCCAGGCTCCCAAGGCCCCCAAAGGTGCCTGATCTGCTGAAAGGGTCTGTGGGGGCAGCCAGGACTCAGAGGTCTGTGTGGCTCCCACCAGGGCTCCCACCTGCACACGGGCCCTCCTCTGTGGCTCCAGAACCTGGCAGATGCCACCAATACAATTCCCACCCACCTATGTCCCTAGAGCCCCGAGGTCTGCAGAGGCCAGCCAGACCCCACGGACCTCAGGTGGCACCTACCTGTCAGGTGACCAGTGGGCAGGAAGCTGCCAGGATGGGCTGAGGGTCCAAATGGGTTGGTGGTGGGATGGGCAGCACCTGTGGGGGGCAGGTTGGTGGAGGCCCAAGTGCACCTGGAGCCACCTGTCTGTGGCTCGTTCCCAGGGTGGAGGCACCCCAGCTTCCTCTGGGAACCACTACTTCCATTGAAGCGCGTGACCAGGTAGGAATAGGTTTGGTCTCTTCCCTGGAATCTGGAGGACCCCAGGGGAGCAGGGATGGAGGAGGCAGTGATGGCAGTGGAGCCCCAGAGGAAAGAGGGCAGAAAGAGAAACGGTCTGAGACAGCCTTCACGAGCTGCTTCCGAAGCCAGTGATCCCGGAGTTTCCACCAGACAGCTAGTGAACGATCCTGGCTGCTCAGCAGTGGGTGGGGTCTTTGCTCCTGATGGGCACTGGCTTGAGCAGCTTCTCCTGTGGTGCCCCCCAGCTGCAGCCACAGCCCACAAGTGTTGCCACAGCATCAGCCTTGTCACCCCATCTGTGGTCCTGCCTGGCTCCCCCGACACCCCAGAACTGAACAGGTGAAAGGGGCATTGGCCTTGGGAAGGGGCTGTGGGGTGAGGAGCAGGCCCTGCCATGTGGGGTTGGGCAGGCGCCCTCTAATCTCAAGGACAGGTTTCTGCTAAGACCTGTGACGTGGGCACCCCCTCAcatctctccagctccctccatcTTTGGGGACCCCAACAATGGCGCATTCACAGCCTCCTGCTGGGGGCCCCCAGAGGTGAACTTCTCCACTGTGGACACATGCACTTTCCAATCTCCACGGAGCTCTCGACTAGAAAGTTAACCACGTCTGAATGACTCAGAAGTTGAAGATATCAAACCAGAGATGTGATAACAGCTGCCCTGGAGCTGATGGAGACAGCCTGTCAGTGGGAAATGGTTGCCTTAAAAGGCACATGCTGTAAGGAGAGGCCAATGAGCTGCCATTCAAGGAGTCATGAAGATGGGCAGGCAAACAGGcagccagaggaggaggggggcggGCGGAGCCCAGCCGAGGGTTCACAGGCACAGGGCCCAGGCCGGGTGGGGCAAGTCCCGGGGGAGGGGGATGGCAGAGGCAGAGCAGGACAGGCCGTGGGGGGAGCTCAGGCTCCGTGTGGCACCAAGGGCATGAGGCTGCAGCCTGGGCTCCACACTGAGCACATATCCCACAGGCTCCAGCCTAATTAGACTGCTGGCTGCCACCCTCTGCCTGGACTGGGGTCTGGAGGCCATCAGGGCATTGGGCCGGGGGCTGGGAAGAGCCACTGTGCTTgtgaggccagcccggtgaccCCGTCCATGCCTGTCACTCCAGCATGGTGGTGGGCCTACATGAAAATGGAGCGGGGAGTAGAGGGGGGGCAGTGGCGAGGGGACAGTCAGGGTGGCTCGCTCTCTCAGCCGTGAGGGTGGTTTATCCTGGGAGTGCTACTAGTGAGTCCTCCAACCTCGGGGTGCTCCTGGGAACCCCGACACAGCAAGACTGTGGTGTGTCTGCAGTGGGGGATGAGCATGGGGCCGTGGGAGCAGCTTCCTGCCATTCCGAGAAAAGCCCAAAGCCTccctgggagggagcagggctgcATGACGGGCAGCACAGGCCTCGCAGGCCGGGGAGGACATCAGTGTGAAACCCGGGAGAGGACGGAGCGCCCAGAGGGCACACGCATGGCTCGGGTGAGCCCCGGGAAGCGTGTGCAAGGATAAGGGGAGGACAGCAGAACTGATGAGTTACAGCAGTGAAAGGAAAACGCTGCTGtgtcagagggagaaggagaggtcaCTCTGCCCACTGGGCAGCCCCTCCTTGCAGCGCGGACGGCTGCTTCCTGGAGCCTTACCCGAGGCGGAGAGGAGGGGCCGGGCCAGGTCCTGCGGGTAGTGGAACCCGGCAAACACACCCGGGGCAGGGGGTCTGCTGAACAAGTCCAGCTTGGCGGCCACCTCCAGCTTGTGGGGGTCCAGCTGCATCTGCTGAGAGGGACAGAGTGTGTCCAGGGGCTGCCTCTATCCTACGATGGCCTGAGCCCGCGGCCCACAGAGTCGCAGTGCCCACGAACCCCCAGGTGCCATCTTGCCTGCTCTCGGGCACATAGAGGGGGTGAGGGACAGTAGACTTGTCCCAGTGATGTCCCCTGCCTCAGGGGACCAACCATCGTCACAGCCTGTGGTGCTAACACAGGTTACACTTGAGGTGTTTCCTTTTCATGTGGTCTGCTGCTGCATTTTACACTtaaagcacatctcaatttggacatTACACTCTCATCAGGAATAGTTTGTGTTTGGATTTTGTAAACTTGagttaaaaaagtaaattcacaTACCCAAGTTGTTGCAAATATGCTACGAGTTTTCCAACGACTGAATTTAGCATCagtattaaaatttaaacttactaaaattaaactaaaaagccTGTCCCTCAGTTGTGACAGCTTCATGAGGCAGGGGACCCGGCTGcgtcctccctctgctcctgctgcACAGTCTGCAGCAGGGGTGCCTCCATGAGCAGTGACGGTGGAGGGGCCACCCGTATGAGGACAGTCCCTCTGCCTTCCAGGGGCCCCACCCCAGCATCTTCACATCGAAATGCAGTGTTTCATTACAAACCCCTTTCGTTTGGCTTGTCCTTGTAGCATGTTTAGCACATCATGATTTTAAAGGTGTGTGTGGAGGTGACGTGTTACCCGATTGAGATGCACTAAAGGGCGTTAGATAGGAACCCTTCTGTGACGTGGGGCTGGGTCCCAGGGGGCCGAGGCTGCCATTTGCCCTGGCCCTCACCCACCCTGCCCTTGCTCAGCCCCCAGCCCGCTGTCCCCGACCTCCATAGCTGCCTCTTCCCTGTGTCATCGGAGTCACCCTGCAGGGAGGCTCCACCGTGGCCAGGGCACCTGCCACCACTGTGCTGGGACAGGGGACGGTCTTGCAGTTCCTCCCAAACCCCCACCCGGTCATCCAGGTGCTGACCTGGTGACCCCTGCCTCTCCACCGTGGGAAATGACCTCAGTTCTCTGCCCCTGCCATCCTGCCTGCTCCCCTTAACTACCCCTCACAGCCAGCTCAGTGCCCAGGCAAGGGGCacggggcagatgtgtgaggacTCTGGACACACGTGCAGGTGCGTGGAGCTGTGACTCGTGCTCACCTTCATCTTCTGCTGATGGTGGTAGATCTGCCAGGCGATCTGCACATGGACGGCACACCACTTCCCCGGCTTCTGCGACAGGATGGGCGACACGCTCAGCCGTGTGACCGGGGCCTCCTCGCTGCTCCCTCCTCATCACCCCAGATCCCTGCTGTCGCGGGGCACCCCCGGCCACCGTGGGGCACTTGTCTTCCACAGCCAAgggctctcccttcctcccaagATGTACTTACAcgtgcacacacgcgcacacccTCGTGTGCACagacgcatgcacacacactcaccctgACCGCTGTCCGGTACGGGTCGGACACCTGTCATCGACAGAGGAAACATTAGGTCCAGGCTCTGCTGGGGGACGAACCGCGGGGTGGGTGAGGACATGCCTACATGGCCTCCACTGGGGGGCTGGCCAGGATGCtcccagggagggaggaatgggcaCCACTGTCACCTACCCCaggggctttctggaggagggtGTGAACAGCACTGGCCCGGCCTGTTATCTCGATTGGGTTTGAAGTCTGAGGGGAGAGAGTTACAGGGAGTGAAACAACTGAGGAGACCCCAGGCCCAGGTAGCAGGAGACCCCCGAGGTGCCCATGCCCTCCTTGCTCTGCCTATGGGGCCCTGCATGCTGCCACCCACGGGCAGCCTGGCTTCCTACCACATTTTCAGTTCAGGGGTTTCTGCAACGGTTGGAATAAAAGGCTCTCGACACTGATGCACCTGGGCCAACGGCCAAGGCAGCTCTCCTTCAGGGAAGGTGAGCAGAGTAAGCCCGGTTTCCTGGCGTGGGGCCTGAGGTGGGGTGCTTCCTGCCTCAGCCCCCTGCAGTATGGATGGCCCTGTGTTGGCCACCTTACTCAGACCTTCCCTCTACAGTGCTCCTTCTGCCCCAAGCTGGAGCGGTCCCGGCGGAGGGTGACTGTGCATGAAGCATGGCCCTGGTGGCCCCTGGTGTACAGAAAgcctgccccaccctgccctgcccaaTTTCTGTCTAGTCTGAGAGCCCCGCAGAGGGTCATGGTGTTCTATATTGAGGCTGAGGCTGCTCGGGGGTACACGTGTCCACAGGGTCCTCTGCATACTGCCACTCCACTCCTGGGGATGCCTCGTTtggagcccccagccccctcccactgTGGGTACAGACAGACACAGCCCACTTGGCCTGGGTGCTCCCACCAGCACCTGGGTCACGACAGGTACAACAGCAGGGCGAGGGGGCAGAGCTGCTCCTGGAGACCAAGGATTGGGGGCCAGTCCTACAGcaacccaccccctccccccaccacaccaggGAGCAGCCAGTACCTTGGGTTGAAAAGCACCCTGCAGGGACCCAAAGGGGCCTGGGTGTGGGAGCAGGGTGGGCAGTCCTGGGATGGCAGGAGGGAAGGACGGGAAAAACTgtaagagaaggagggaggagtgtTCCAGGGCCTGGCCAGTGCTTGACATCCTGGGCAGGGAGGCAACATGGACAAGGCCTCCCTCCGGGCCAGTGcaccctcctctctgccctgccaCCCCAGCCCGCTTGGAGAGCCCACGGCAGACCAGCAGGAGCCTGGGCACAGAGACACTCACGTTGGAATGTCGGAAGTAGGGGCTATCCAGCTTGGGTGCATACTTGTCAAACtggaaggaagaaactgagagtGAGGCCTCCCCCACAGGTGACACCCTTCACTGGGCCCAGCACCCGCCCACCCCGGCTGGGCCGGGTGGTGGCCATGATGGCCATCCTGCCTCTTGAGGCCGTGGGCCTGCAGCCAGCCATCCCCCAGGCTCCCTGAGGGCGCTGGCTCCCGGCTCTGCACATGCCCTGCACACGCCCTAGGGGGCCCAGGTTCTCACACTGGGTGCAGCCCCTCCTCCTTCTGATGGCCCCACGACGGGAGGTGCAGACTCGCCCAACTGAGTGGTCTGCTTGTGTTGGCTGAGACCCAGGAGGAAGGCGCCACAGCCATGATGGGGGGCATGGAGCCCAGGGCTAGTGGCCAAGCTTTGGACACACCCAAGCCACCGACAAACTGGCAGGTCTCAAAGCGAAGCCTGGTGGGAAAGGACTCTACCCCACACAGCAGTTGGCTCATAAGTTCCTCCGTGGGCCCCAGGAACCCTCTTAGTCCTGTCTGGGCTTCCAGACCTGCTGTCCTGCTGCAAACCTAGACGTTGAGGGCCCCATGTGGGTGCAACTGGCCCTAAGGCCATGTCCTACATGTGTGGACACAGGGCACTTGCCGAAGCCCAGGAGAATGGCCCAGGACCCAGAGGGGACCAGAGGGAGGGGCTGcacggacagacagacagagagggacGGTGTCAGCCTGCGTGCGTGCAGAGAGCGTCTGCGTGTGCCTGTTGCGGGTCCCGCTGCCCGGGCcacccccgcccgcccgccggcacAGGGGCCTACGCACCGGCGGGGGTGCGGCGGGCGGCAGGAGCGGCGTCGGGGACAGCCCCGCGGGGAAGGGGGCGAATGTGTGTTGGTGCTGGTGTGTGTGCTGGTGTGTGTGTTGGTGCTGGTGGAATTCCGCCCGCAGCAGAGCCCCCGGGCCCAGGGGCGCGCAGGGCCGCTCGGCGCTCTGGACCAGAAAGCGCGCGTTCAGCTCTTGCCTGAGCAGCTCGCGATctacaagagaaaagagagagagacagagagacacgtCGGCCGCGGGCTCCCGGCGGGGCGAGGCGGATAGTCACCTGGCACTCCCGGGTTCGGCAGGCCAAGCCGTGGTGGCCGCTCGCTAGGTGCGGGCCCAGGGGTGGAGGTAAGAGAGGTGCCTGTGACCAAGTACCAATCAGAATCCCCGAATGAGGCTGGCAATACATGATTGGCTGGCTGAATGAGATCAACAGGCTGGCATCTAAAGGCAAGAGAGAACACGGTGAGCCACCGGGAGCCCCGAGACAGGCCCGCAGGGGAGCCCTGCCCTGCCTGGCTGCCGCCCGTCCCAGCCACCAGTGTCCCGGTCCCATCCCGGGGCACCAAGCTGCCCCCAACCCGGGCTGGGCTGACAAAATTCTAGGAAGAATTTGCAGACCCACAGAGAAATCCTTACTGACCTAAAATTTGACCCTGACAGAGCACCTGTGGGAACCAAGTGGAGGAGGAGGCCAGTGTTCACCTGGGACTCCGCTACTCCACCATTCTGCCCTAGAGGCCCCCAGCAGGCCTAGGAATGAGGGATGAAGAGAGGCGGCAGGCCTGGGGGCCCTGGTTGCCATGCCTATGGAGTCACTCTGGGCTTCACCCCCCCAGGTGTGTGACCAAGCCTGGCAAGGGCTCAGGAGGGAGCAAGacctgtctgtgtgtttgtgtacacCTGTGTGCACCTGCGTGTGCATGACCGAGGTCCGGGCAGGAAGCTTCCTCTGCAGAAGACAGTGAGACCCCTGGGAAAAGTGGCCTGCAGGGGCCACAGGGGCACTGCCACCTGGCCCGTGGGTTCCAGAGCAGGTGGACGGCATATGTGCCTTGGAGGCCAGCACACCTCCCCAGGGGCTGCGTCCCTTCCACCTGCCCAGGGCTGAGGATGATGGGGTGCACGGTGCCAGGACCTACCGGCAGGGTGTCCTGGGATGACCAGGCTGTTGGCCGGCAGTGCCGGGGGCGGGGGCAGTGTCGGGGGGGCGGCGAACATGGCCGCGTGGTGCTGGTGCTGGGCCTGCGAGCGGAGCGCCAAGTGTGAGGTAGAGAGGTGGGGGCCTGGCCCGTGAGGCGACAGAGACGCGTGCTTGGCGAGCCCGAGGCTGGCgccgctgctgccgctgctgctcctgctgcaggGATGGGGGGCGCTCAGTGCCCGCCGGCTGCACGCCCCACCCCACCTGAGGGATCCCACCCCTTCCCAGGACGGCCTCTGGACTCCTCATCCCCCGCCCCCCGCCTTGGGCCCCGCCCCCCGCACACCCACCTGAGGGTGTGCAGGCCGTTGTGCGCAGGCGCGCCGGGGCAGGGGCCCGGGAAGGCGCCCAGGGGCA
Coding sequences:
- the FBRSL1 gene encoding fibrosin-1-like protein isoform X2; translation: MEAKVRQSRRSRAQRDRGRRREAARDARDQSASSGDEPEPGPGKENACLPRAPPPRAPAARPPRRRRRESSSQEEEVIDGFAIASFSTLEALEKDMALKPHERKEKWERRLVKKPRESENCPSAEPSENGRPLEAGSPEQDLEPACDRGKKKVPLQPTKQMKVAVSRGGDSDDDSFHEAPSSRRSSSRDQLSDSSAQAVSGRGYSCDSESEDGDDKASVGSEKLFAPAASKGPTPGEKSAAKAGVAPKVSGLERSRELSTEPPFPPPARSPRASPPVKKEAPGPPRLTPPLPPAPSQPRAPLPTHVPLPLGAFPGPCPGAPAHNGLHTLRSSSGSSGASLGLAKHASLSPHGPGPHLSTSHLALRSQAQHQHHAAMFAAPPTLPPPPALPANSLVIPGHPADASLLISFSQPIMYCQPHSGILIDRELLRQELNARFLVQSAERPCAPLGPGALLRAEFHQHQHTHQHTHQHQHTFAPFPAGLSPTPLLPPAAPPPFDKYAPKLDSPYFRHSNFFPSFPPAIPGLPTLLPHPGPFGSLQGAFQPKTSNPIEITGRASAVHTLLQKAPGVSDPYRTAVRKPGKWCAVHVQIAWQIYHHQQKMKQMQLDPHKLEVAAKLDLFSRPPAPGVFAGFHYPQDLARPLLSASGAAHPTTNPFGPSAHPGSFLPTGHLTDPFSRSGTFGGLGSLGSNAFGGLGSHALTPGGSLFAPKEGSTLHGLPSPHEAWNRLHRAPPSFPTPPPPWPKTADAERVSALTNHDREPDKCREERERDLLEKTRLLSRASPAAPVGHPVSSLLLRGQGEPSRPGVPTEREAEPRVKDSRSPAKEDGAKLVARPPSPYIKASLGDVKVKEECREDGDAPEPPAGSLHPAPERPRAPPAPLQLGPGPAGRERLGFAWEPLRDAYRGLELPRRAGPTGAPPPGPATLLEPPERPYRDREPHDYSPERLREARREELERARAAHLDGVTLLPALGALHYPRLGPAAAALHNGLLARTPPAAAALGAPPPLVAAGAPPTPPGPPPRSRTTPLGGHGPGEARDYSPSRNPPEVEAR
- the FBRSL1 gene encoding fibrosin-1-like protein isoform X8, translating into MEAKVRQSRRSRAQRDRGRRREAARDARDQSASSGDEPEPGPGKENACLPRAPPPRAPAARPPRRRRRESSSQEEEVIDGFAIASFSTLEALEKDMALKPHERKEKWERRLVKKPRESENCPSAEPSENGRPLEAGSPEQDLEPACDRGKKKVPLQPTKQMKVAVSRGGDSDDDSFHEAPSSRRSSSRDQLSDSSAQAVSGRGYSCDSESEDGDDKASVGSEKLFAPAASKGPTPGEKSAAKAGVAPKVSGLERSRELSTEPPFPPPARSPRASPPVKKEAPGPPRLTPPLPPAPSQPRAPLPTHVPLPLGAFPGPCPGAPAHNGLHTLSRSSSGSSGASLGLAKHASLSPHGPGPHLSTSHLALRSQAQHQHHAAMFAAPPTLPPPPALPANSLVIPGHPADASLLISFSQPIMYCQPHSGILIDRELLRQELNARFLVQSAERPCAPLGPGALLRAEFHQHQHTHQHTHQHQHTFAPFPAGLSPTPLLPPAAPPPFDKYAPKLDSPYFRHSNFFPSFPPAIPGLPTLLPHPGPFGSLQGAFQPKVSDPYRTAVRKPGKWCAVHVQIAWQIYHHQQKMKQMQLDPHKLEVAAKLDLFSRPPAPGVFAGFHYPQDLARPLLSASGAAHPTTNPFGPSAHPGSFLPTGHLTDPFSRSGTFGGLGSLGSNAFGGLGSHALTPGGSLFAPKEGSTLHGLPSPHEAWNRLHRAPPSFPTPPPPWPKTADAERVSALTNHDREPDKCREERERDLLEKTRLLSRASPAAPVGHPVSSLLLRGQGEPSRPGVPTEREAEPRVKDSRSPAKEDGAKLVARPPSPYIKASLGDVKVKEECREDGDAPEPPAGSLHPAPERPRAPPAPLQLGPGPAGRERLGFAWEPLRDAYRGLELPRRAGPTGAPPPGPATLLEPPERPYRDREPHDYSPERLREARREELERARAAHLDGVTLLPALGALHYPRLGPAAAALHNGLLARTPPAAAALGAPPPLVAAGAPPTPPGPPPRSRTTPLGGHGPGEARDYSPSRNPPEVEAR